The proteins below come from a single Tissierella sp. MB52-C2 genomic window:
- a CDS encoding pirin family protein, which produces MSKLRQIEMAFEGPPTHWVGSGFKVSNYFPSGRNLLERFSPFILMDYNIPVEFPPSRTPRGVSAHPHRGFETVTFAFEGAVEHHDNKGNHGIVYPGDVQWMTAGEGILHKEYHEKEFGKAGGILHMIQLWVNLPKKDKMTEPRYQAITNENMGKVSLPNGKGNITIVSGNFNGVKGPAKTFTPMNIYIIDLMNNGKVKLDEPGNFNMGMLILDGEIKVNDQSCKEKDFILFKNEDGDVNIEAVSENAKIFVLSGEPINEPIFAAGPFVMNTREELRQANDDYNNGKFGSSDF; this is translated from the coding sequence GTGTCAAAATTAAGACAAATTGAAATGGCATTTGAAGGGCCACCTACCCATTGGGTAGGCAGTGGGTTTAAGGTTAGCAATTATTTTCCATCTGGTAGGAATTTACTTGAGAGATTTAGCCCTTTTATTTTAATGGATTATAATATACCTGTGGAATTTCCACCAAGTAGAACTCCAAGAGGTGTAAGTGCCCATCCTCATAGAGGCTTTGAAACTGTAACATTTGCTTTTGAAGGAGCAGTTGAACATCATGATAATAAAGGAAATCATGGAATTGTATATCCTGGAGATGTGCAGTGGATGACAGCAGGAGAAGGGATATTGCATAAAGAATATCATGAAAAAGAGTTCGGTAAAGCAGGAGGAATTCTCCACATGATTCAGTTATGGGTAAATCTTCCGAAAAAGGATAAGATGACTGAACCAAGATACCAAGCAATAACTAATGAGAATATGGGAAAAGTATCTTTACCTAATGGGAAAGGAAATATTACAATTGTTTCTGGAAATTTCAATGGAGTAAAAGGACCAGCAAAAACATTTACTCCAATGAATATTTATATAATTGATTTGATGAATAATGGCAAAGTCAAATTAGATGAGCCAGGTAACTTCAATATGGGAATGTTGATACTTGATGGTGAAATAAAGGTAAATGACCAATCCTGTAAGGAAAAGGATTTTATTCTCTTTAAAAATGAAGATGGAGATGTAAACATTGAGGCAGTAAGTGAAAATGCTAAGATATTTGTATTAAGCGGTGAACCTATTAATGAACCTATTTTTGCAGCAGGTCCTTTTGTTATGAATACCAGAGAAGAGTTAAGACAGGCAAATGATGATTACAATAATGGGAAGTTTGGGTCATCTGATTTTTAA
- a CDS encoding GIY-YIG nuclease family protein, which yields MSKIPNHLIEKINSIPAQSGIYKMLDSSGRIIYIGKSISLKNRVRSYFADNPKWSKVEKMVSFIDDIEYIVTDTHLEAILLECSLIKEIKPMFNSQLKNDEKYVYLKVEDFNIYNPLSIVNSREDNCYGPFRRKFPLVELINSLKNIFPITKDDKNYNFEYNLVPVSMDKDAFEKNKESLQEIFSDDENMMLLINGLEKKMKGAAAQLQFAAASVYRDMIYGLNYLKTGIYGYKAIFSKDILLKMPINSGYKLFFISKGEILLKSIFSALTESDMKDFINTGKNLKLSMSKSSNEKSSMDFRDILYSEIKSLPDEMVIYL from the coding sequence ATGAGTAAAATTCCTAATCATTTAATAGAAAAAATAAATTCAATTCCAGCTCAATCTGGAATTTATAAAATGCTTGATTCCAGTGGCAGGATTATTTATATTGGGAAGAGCATATCTCTTAAAAATAGAGTACGCTCATATTTTGCAGATAATCCCAAATGGAGTAAGGTAGAAAAAATGGTATCTTTTATTGATGATATTGAATATATAGTCACAGATACTCATTTAGAAGCAATACTATTAGAATGCAGTCTAATTAAAGAAATAAAACCTATGTTTAATTCACAGCTTAAAAATGATGAAAAATATGTTTATTTAAAAGTAGAAGATTTTAATATCTATAACCCTTTATCCATAGTAAATAGTAGAGAAGATAATTGCTATGGTCCCTTTAGGAGAAAATTCCCACTAGTTGAATTAATTAATTCCCTTAAAAATATTTTTCCTATAACCAAAGATGACAAAAATTATAATTTCGAATATAATCTAGTGCCTGTTTCCATGGATAAAGATGCCTTTGAAAAAAATAAAGAATCATTGCAAGAGATTTTCTCAGATGATGAAAATATGATGTTGCTAATCAATGGGTTGGAGAAAAAAATGAAAGGAGCGGCTGCTCAACTTCAATTTGCAGCTGCCTCTGTTTATAGAGATATGATCTATGGTTTAAACTATTTAAAAACTGGAATCTATGGCTATAAAGCCATATTTTCAAAAGATATACTTCTAAAAATGCCTATTAACTCTGGATATAAATTATTTTTCATATCTAAGGGAGAAATTTTATTGAAATCTATTTTTTCTGCTTTAACAGAATCTGATATGAAAGATTTCATTAATACGGGCAAAAACTTAAAATTATCCATGTCAAAAAGCTCAAACGAAAAATCAAGTATGGATTTTAGAGATATTTTATATTCTGAAATTAAATCATTGCCTGATGAAATGGTTATATATTTATGA
- a CDS encoding SprT family zinc-dependent metalloprotease, whose amino-acid sequence MTEIIIDDIEIEITKKNIKNIYLSVNPSNGEVRISAPRKMTEDAIRLFVVSKISWIEKQKEKFDNQEKIMEKEYITGESHYYFGESYLLNVIYQSSNKAKVEIRNKKYIDLYVKEGSSKEKREYIIKEWYRKELKSIIPSMIDKWEKIMNLKVKEWGVKQMKTRWGTCNPNAGRIWLNLELAKTPLHFLEYIIVHEMAHLIEKGHGDKFKAIMDKYYPNWRNVRKELKML is encoded by the coding sequence ATGACTGAAATAATCATAGATGATATAGAAATTGAAATAACAAAAAAGAATATAAAAAATATTTATCTATCAGTTAATCCGTCAAATGGTGAAGTAAGGATTTCTGCACCAAGGAAAATGACAGAGGATGCCATTAGATTATTCGTTGTGTCCAAAATATCTTGGATTGAGAAGCAAAAAGAAAAGTTTGATAATCAGGAAAAGATTATGGAAAAGGAATATATTACTGGAGAAAGTCACTACTATTTTGGAGAGAGTTATTTGCTAAATGTAATATATCAAAGTAGTAACAAGGCTAAGGTAGAGATAAGAAATAAAAAATATATAGATTTATATGTAAAAGAAGGAAGTAGCAAAGAAAAAAGAGAATATATAATAAAAGAATGGTATAGAAAAGAACTAAAATCCATTATTCCATCTATGATAGATAAATGGGAAAAGATAATGAATTTAAAGGTGAAAGAGTGGGGAGTTAAACAAATGAAAACTAGATGGGGGACTTGTAATCCCAATGCCGGAAGGATTTGGCTAAATCTTGAACTAGCTAAAACCCCACTCCATTTTCTTGAATATATAATAGTACATGAGATGGCCCATCTCATAGAAAAAGGACATGGAGATAAATTTAAGGCTATTATGGACAAATATTATCCCAACTGGAGAAATGTAAGAAAAGAGTTGAAAATGCTATAA
- a CDS encoding TIGR01212 family radical SAM protein (This family includes YhcC from E. coli K-12, an uncharacterized radical SAM protein.) — protein MSKRYNTLNEELRRQFGTKVMKLSLDGGFTCPNRDGTVGIRGCIFCGEEGSGEFAGRRTTSIKEQAEDQKKLLSKKWDADKYIVYFQNFTNTYGKIERLKSLYYEAMNIEGVVGIAIATRPDCLDEQVIDLLEELNEKTYLWIELGLQTIHERTSKFIRRGYTLSIYNEAIEKLKKRNIKVVTHIILGLPDENREEILDTVKFVANTNTWGVKLHSLYIQKDTDLYNCFIKDPFYIMSREEYISLVVDALELIPPSMVIHRVTGDGKRELLHEPIWSLDKLKVLSSIDKELKLRDSYQGKGI, from the coding sequence ATGTCAAAAAGATATAATACATTAAATGAAGAATTGAGAAGACAATTTGGCACTAAAGTAATGAAATTATCTTTAGATGGTGGATTCACCTGTCCTAATAGAGATGGTACGGTTGGTATAAGGGGTTGTATATTTTGTGGTGAGGAGGGTTCAGGAGAATTTGCAGGAAGGAGAACTACTTCTATAAAAGAGCAGGCAGAGGATCAAAAAAAACTTTTATCAAAAAAGTGGGATGCCGACAAATACATAGTTTACTTTCAAAACTTTACGAATACCTACGGAAAGATTGAGAGACTTAAATCTTTATATTATGAAGCTATGAATATAGAAGGGGTTGTAGGTATTGCCATAGCCACAAGGCCAGATTGTTTAGATGAACAGGTTATTGATTTATTAGAAGAATTAAATGAAAAAACTTATCTATGGATAGAGTTGGGACTTCAAACTATCCATGAGAGAACATCTAAGTTTATTAGAAGAGGATATACTTTATCTATATATAATGAAGCAATAGAGAAATTGAAAAAACGAAATATTAAAGTAGTGACTCATATAATATTAGGGCTGCCAGATGAGAACAGAGAAGAAATTTTAGATACAGTAAAATTTGTGGCAAATACAAATACTTGGGGGGTTAAACTTCACTCCCTATATATCCAAAAGGATACAGATCTATATAATTGTTTTATAAAAGATCCATTCTATATAATGAGTAGGGAAGAATATATATCTTTAGTAGTAGATGCTTTAGAATTAATTCCTCCCAGTATGGTAATTCATAGAGTAACCGGAGATGGAAAAAGGGAGTTGCTCCATGAGCCTATATGGAGCTTAGATAAGTTGAAAGTACTGTCTTCTATAGATAAAGAGCTAAAATTAAGGGACTCTTATCAGGGTAAAGGAATATAA
- a CDS encoding LysM peptidoglycan-binding domain-containing protein has translation MSNNRTCPTGSFSYTIKSGDTLYKLAMTYNTTVDAIMRLNPGINPNNLQIGQRICIPEKTTPPRQCPTGSFSYTIKSGDTLFKLAMTYNTTVDAIMRLNPGINPNNLQIGQVICIPSTTSPRPCPTGSFSYTIKSGDTLYKLAITYNTTVEAIMAINPGINPNNLQIGQVICIPSTTPPKQCPTGSFPYTIKSGDTLYKLAITYNTTVEAIMAINPGINPNNLQIGQVICIPSTTPPKQCPTGSFPYTIKSGDTLYKLAITYNTTVEAIIAINPGIDPNNLQIGQVICIPSTTPPKQCPTGSFPYTIKSGDTLYKLAITYNTTVEAIIAINPGIDPNNLQIGQVICIPSTTPPKQCPTGSFPYTIKSGDTLYKLAITYNTTVEAIIAINPGIDPNNLQIGQVICIPSTTPRPCPTGSFPYTIRPGDTLFDLARTFNTTVEAIIAINPGIDPNNLQIGQVICIPNASPMPPCPPCNGVYYTVRSGDTLYSIAMMFNVSLQALMAANPGVDPNNLMVGQLICIPRGEVLCPGGTMHTVTPGESATDIMLRYNISWMTLTDANPNVDFNNLRVGQEVCIMPHKEMGCPCTPGYKQYKIDKFDIPSTGSVIAALARKFNTTIAELLMANPTLSPGDFVEGKIICVPRM, from the coding sequence ATGAGTAATAATAGAACATGTCCAACAGGAAGCTTTTCCTATACGATAAAATCGGGAGATACATTATATAAGTTGGCAATGACTTATAATACAACAGTGGATGCAATTATGAGGCTAAATCCAGGAATTAATCCTAATAATCTACAAATAGGGCAAAGAATCTGTATACCAGAAAAAACAACACCACCAAGACAATGTCCAACAGGAAGCTTTTCCTATACGATAAAATCAGGAGATACATTATTTAAGTTGGCAATGACTTATAATACAACAGTGGATGCAATTATGAGGCTAAATCCAGGAATTAATCCTAATAATCTACAGATAGGTCAAGTAATCTGTATACCTAGCACAACATCACCAAGACCATGTCCAACAGGAAGCTTTTCCTATACGATAAAATCGGGAGATACATTATATAAGTTGGCAATAACTTATAATACAACAGTAGAGGCAATAATGGCAATAAATCCAGGAATTAATCCTAATAACCTACAGATAGGTCAAGTAATCTGTATACCTAGCACAACACCACCAAAACAATGTCCGACAGGAAGTTTTCCATATACGATAAAATCAGGAGATACATTATATAAGTTGGCAATAACTTACAATACAACAGTAGAGGCAATAATGGCAATAAATCCAGGAATTAATCCTAATAACCTACAGATAGGTCAAGTAATCTGTATACCTAGCACAACACCACCAAAACAATGTCCGACAGGAAGTTTTCCATATACGATAAAATCAGGAGATACATTATATAAGTTGGCAATAACTTACAATACAACAGTAGAAGCAATAATAGCAATAAATCCAGGAATTGATCCTAATAATCTACAGATAGGTCAAGTAATCTGTATCCCTAGCACAACACCACCAAAACAATGTCCGACAGGAAGTTTCCCATATACGATAAAATCAGGAGATACATTATATAAGTTGGCAATAACTTACAATACAACAGTAGAAGCAATAATAGCAATAAACCCAGGAATTGATCCTAATAATCTACAGATAGGTCAAGTAATATGTATCCCTAGCACAACACCACCAAAACAATGTCCGACAGGAAGTTTCCCATATACGATAAAATCAGGAGATACATTATATAAGTTGGCAATAACTTACAATACAACTGTAGAGGCAATAATAGCAATAAATCCAGGAATTGATCCTAATAATCTACAGATAGGTCAAGTGATCTGTATCCCTAGCACAACACCAAGACCATGTCCAACAGGAAGTTTCCCATATACCATAAGACCAGGAGATACATTATTTGATTTAGCAAGGACTTTCAATACAACAGTAGAGGCAATAATAGCAATAAATCCAGGAATTGATCCTAACAATTTACAAATAGGTCAAGTAATCTGTATACCTAATGCATCACCTATGCCTCCATGTCCTCCATGTAATGGGGTATACTATACAGTGAGATCAGGAGATACTCTATATAGCATAGCTATGATGTTCAATGTATCTTTACAAGCATTGATGGCAGCAAATCCGGGAGTTGATCCAAATAACTTAATGGTAGGTCAATTAATCTGTATCCCTAGGGGAGAAGTACTTTGCCCAGGTGGAACAATGCATACAGTTACACCTGGAGAGTCGGCAACAGATATAATGTTAAGATATAATATTTCATGGATGACTTTAACAGATGCCAATCCAAACGTAGACTTCAATAACTTAAGAGTAGGTCAAGAAGTATGTATAATGCCACATAAGGAAATGGGATGTCCTTGTACTCCAGGATATAAACAATATAAAATAGATAAATTTGACATACCATCAACTGGTTCTGTAATAGCAGCATTAGCACGAAAGTTTAATACAACTATTGCAGAATTATTAATGGCAAATCCAACACTATCACCAGGTGATTTCGTAGAAGGAAAAATAATCTGTGTACCAAGAATGTAA
- a CDS encoding type II CAAX endopeptidase family protein, which yields MDIKILREEKSISQVNRFFFYVILWSVFIQFMPINPNYYQYIAFLVPISIYLFINRFSIKRILKPNILNLKSILIIFLIWLSVLPIMLLMVELYVHFFGSTLADIVSQDSHESLTINFFLIAITPAILEEVLMRGIILDGYRNKSRFVASIMNGFMFGMLHLNSFQFFHTFLIGIIASYLVFATNSIFAGMFIHIINNGLPLIIDYLYPIVPNEPYVAEPQFIGLLIFAAIGLTLLILLFRLLFKVNDIPFRSYKELSDERIFNLHLILSIFIFLGFSALIIFST from the coding sequence ATGGACATTAAAATTTTAAGAGAAGAAAAATCCATTTCTCAAGTAAATAGGTTCTTTTTTTATGTTATTCTATGGTCTGTATTTATTCAATTTATGCCTATTAATCCAAATTATTATCAATATATAGCATTTCTAGTCCCAATAAGTATTTATCTATTTATTAATAGATTTAGTATAAAAAGGATATTAAAGCCTAATATATTAAACTTAAAGAGCATATTAATTATATTTTTGATATGGCTTTCAGTTTTACCTATTATGCTTCTAATGGTGGAGCTATACGTTCACTTTTTTGGAAGTACTTTAGCAGACATTGTTTCTCAAGATTCTCATGAATCTTTAACTATTAACTTCTTCCTTATAGCCATAACACCAGCTATTTTAGAGGAAGTTTTAATGAGAGGAATTATTTTAGATGGATATAGAAATAAATCTAGATTCGTTGCATCTATAATGAATGGATTTATGTTTGGAATGTTACATCTAAATTCCTTCCAATTTTTTCATACATTTTTAATTGGAATAATTGCATCTTATCTTGTATTTGCTACAAACTCAATATTTGCCGGTATGTTTATTCATATAATTAATAATGGACTTCCATTGATTATTGATTATTTATATCCTATAGTGCCTAATGAACCATATGTTGCAGAGCCACAATTTATAGGACTACTTATATTTGCTGCAATAGGACTTACCTTGCTAATTTTACTATTTAGATTACTATTTAAAGTAAATGATATTCCTTTTAGAAGTTATAAAGAGTTATCTGATGAAAGAATTTTCAATTTGCATTTGATATTGTCAATATTCATATTTTTAGGATTTAGTGCTTTAATAATATTTTCAACTTAG
- a CDS encoding DUF438 domain-containing protein, with the protein MSELINNREYRQEKLKEVIKELHEGKTVEEVKVKFAEVIQGVTAKEISEMEVQLVKEGLPIEEIQSLCNVHAAVFKGSIEEIHHPEEIPGHPIYTMRQENKAIEDFIEGTMKSNLNKFKNDDSEENRFALVADVNLLWDIDKHYSRKENLIFPYLEKYGITSPPKVMWGVDDDIRAMIKEVKLSLTSYKGNKEEVVKKVEDALNEIKEMIFKEESILFSMCLDTLTEDEWINIYNESDEIGYAIIAPEEKWHRAKLDMEEKVKEETKGANLDKGYIKFETGFLSAKEINHIFNTIPGDMTFVDKDNIVKYFSQGKERLFARTKAVIGRTVENCHPPASVNVVEKIVNSFKSGEKDSESFWIKMGDKFVMISYYAVRDENGEFLGTLEFSQDIAPIQAITGEKRLLSE; encoded by the coding sequence ATGAGTGAACTAATCAATAATAGAGAATATAGACAAGAAAAACTAAAGGAAGTCATAAAGGAATTACATGAAGGTAAAACTGTAGAAGAAGTAAAAGTGAAGTTTGCTGAAGTGATTCAAGGTGTAACTGCCAAGGAAATATCTGAGATGGAAGTACAGCTTGTAAAAGAAGGACTGCCTATAGAGGAAATACAAAGTCTTTGCAATGTCCATGCAGCAGTATTTAAAGGTTCCATAGAGGAGATTCATCATCCTGAAGAAATACCAGGTCACCCAATCTATACTATGAGACAGGAAAATAAAGCAATAGAAGATTTTATAGAAGGCACAATGAAATCTAATCTTAATAAATTTAAAAATGATGACTCGGAAGAAAATAGATTTGCTTTAGTAGCAGATGTGAATTTATTATGGGATATTGATAAACATTACAGTAGAAAAGAAAATTTGATATTTCCATACTTAGAAAAGTATGGAATAACATCTCCGCCAAAGGTTATGTGGGGTGTAGATGACGACATAAGAGCAATGATTAAAGAAGTTAAGCTATCTTTGACTTCATATAAGGGAAACAAAGAAGAAGTAGTAAAGAAAGTAGAAGATGCTTTAAATGAAATAAAGGAAATGATATTTAAAGAAGAAAGTATATTATTTTCAATGTGTTTAGACACATTAACAGAGGATGAATGGATTAATATATATAATGAATCAGATGAAATAGGATATGCTATAATTGCCCCAGAGGAGAAATGGCATAGGGCAAAGCTAGATATGGAAGAAAAGGTAAAGGAAGAGACTAAAGGAGCAAATCTAGATAAAGGTTATATAAAATTTGAAACAGGATTCCTATCAGCTAAGGAAATCAATCATATATTCAATACCATACCAGGAGATATGACTTTTGTAGATAAGGATAATATAGTTAAGTACTTCTCTCAAGGAAAGGAAAGGTTATTTGCTAGAACTAAGGCAGTAATAGGTAGAACGGTAGAAAATTGTCATCCGCCAGCATCGGTAAATGTTGTGGAGAAAATAGTAAACTCTTTTAAATCTGGTGAGAAGGACAGTGAAAGTTTCTGGATTAAAATGGGAGATAAGTTTGTAATGATTAGTTACTATGCTGTAAGAGATGAAAATGGAGAATTTTTAGGTACATTGGAATTTTCTCAAGATATAGCTCCTATTCAAGCTATTACTGGGGAAAAGAGATTATTGTCAGAGTGA
- a CDS encoding C-GCAxxG-C-C family protein → MNKEQLIEEFKKEAEGYFERGEFFCSEAVAQTINHLLGNPYDDNIVKMASGFPIGMGKRGCLCGAVSGGQMALGMAYGRVHGEPMDEKMFPAAAALHDFIKDEYGATCCRVITRQWAGDNFQSPERKKHCIEITGKVAEWVAKRLIEDGQVELAEATE, encoded by the coding sequence ATGAATAAGGAACAATTGATTGAAGAGTTCAAAAAAGAAGCAGAAGGATATTTTGAAAGAGGAGAATTTTTTTGTTCTGAAGCAGTAGCGCAAACTATTAACCATCTATTAGGAAATCCTTATGATGATAATATAGTTAAAATGGCTTCAGGATTTCCAATAGGTATGGGTAAAAGAGGATGTCTATGTGGTGCTGTAAGTGGTGGACAAATGGCTCTTGGTATGGCGTATGGCAGAGTACATGGAGAGCCTATGGATGAAAAGATGTTCCCCGCAGCAGCAGCATTACATGATTTTATAAAAGATGAATATGGTGCAACTTGTTGTAGAGTTATTACTAGACAATGGGCAGGAGATAATTTCCAAAGTCCTGAAAGAAAGAAACATTGCATAGAAATAACTGGAAAAGTTGCAGAATGGGTTGCAAAAAGATTAATAGAAGATGGACAAGTAGAATTAGCTGAAGCTACAGAATAA
- a CDS encoding TDT family transporter produces the protein MKQIIKKLPVPIVGLMLALAAAGNLVLSYGEIYRTIFGALSAIILLLVLAKIIMFPKGVSEALDNPVVASVFPTLSMGIMLLSTYLKPFASSIAFGMWIIGLMLHIILIILFTKNYLFNFNIKKVFPSWFIVYVGIVVGSVTAPAFDMGNVGKILFWFGLVSYFALLPVVLKRIIKIKEIPEPALPTMAIFTAPAALCLAGYMSSFQEKNMLMVWLLVALSQASYLFVLLQLPKLLKLKFYPSYSAFTFPMVISGISIKLTNGFLANSGNPVAILKYIVKFEEFLGVAIVLYVLIRYISFLLAKPETAK, from the coding sequence ATGAAGCAAATCATTAAAAAATTGCCAGTACCTATTGTTGGGCTAATGTTAGCGTTGGCAGCAGCAGGGAATTTAGTATTGTCCTATGGCGAAATTTATAGAACTATCTTTGGTGCATTATCTGCAATTATTTTACTTCTTGTATTAGCTAAAATCATTATGTTTCCAAAGGGAGTATCTGAAGCTTTAGACAATCCTGTAGTTGCAAGTGTTTTCCCTACACTTTCCATGGGAATCATGCTTTTATCAACATATCTTAAACCCTTTGCTTCTAGTATAGCATTTGGTATGTGGATTATAGGTTTGATGCTTCATATTATTTTAATAATTCTTTTTACAAAGAATTATTTATTTAACTTCAATATTAAAAAAGTTTTCCCTTCTTGGTTTATCGTTTATGTAGGTATAGTAGTAGGTTCTGTTACTGCCCCAGCATTTGATATGGGAAATGTAGGAAAGATATTATTCTGGTTTGGGCTTGTATCTTACTTTGCACTACTGCCAGTAGTTCTTAAAAGAATTATAAAGATTAAAGAAATACCTGAACCTGCACTACCAACCATGGCAATATTCACAGCACCTGCTGCCCTTTGTTTAGCAGGATATATGAGTTCATTCCAAGAAAAAAATATGCTTATGGTTTGGCTATTAGTAGCTTTATCTCAAGCCTCATATTTATTTGTATTATTACAATTACCAAAACTGCTTAAATTAAAGTTTTACCCATCTTATTCTGCATTTACCTTCCCAATGGTTATTAGTGGAATTTCAATCAAACTTACTAACGGATTTCTAGCTAATTCAGGCAATCCAGTAGCTATACTAAAGTATATTGTAAAATTTGAGGAATTTTTAGGTGTGGCTATTGTCCTTTATGTATTAATAAGATATATAAGCTTTTTACTTGCAAAACCTGAAACTGCAAAATAA
- a CDS encoding LCP family protein produces MKKKFILSFIISFACFALVFGFFGEKIFLRDNKTVATGEDGEIDNPTEESVIEQKNKDEILFLLMGVDAKDVKKSKGTRTDTMMLFKVDLETGGIKLLSIPRDTRVMVRDKEDKINHAHAFGGPELTMQTVRDFLNLDIDYYVKVDYKAVMGIVDAIGGVEIDVPRNMKYYDPVSDPPLNINLKKGLQVLDGKKSHDFLRYRSGYAEGDIGRIKAQQMFMKELIKQTIKPKNILKLPKLINTYFEYVDTNIPLNVILKGANVARKIDMENMETNTIPGYDKKISKIDYWIYDREQTEEIVKNMFGDYLLDQ; encoded by the coding sequence ATGAAGAAAAAATTTATATTATCATTTATAATATCCTTTGCTTGCTTTGCATTGGTATTTGGTTTTTTTGGTGAAAAGATTTTCTTGAGAGATAATAAAACAGTGGCCACAGGGGAAGATGGTGAAATAGATAATCCCACTGAGGAAAGTGTAATTGAACAAAAAAATAAAGATGAGATATTATTTTTATTGATGGGTGTAGATGCTAAGGATGTTAAAAAATCTAAGGGGACTCGTACTGATACTATGATGCTCTTTAAGGTTGATTTGGAAACTGGTGGAATAAAGTTATTATCCATCCCTAGAGACACTAGAGTAATGGTAAGAGATAAAGAAGACAAAATAAACCATGCCCATGCATTTGGTGGTCCAGAGTTGACTATGCAGACAGTAAGAGATTTTCTTAACTTAGATATTGATTATTATGTAAAGGTTGACTACAAAGCAGTAATGGGAATTGTTGATGCCATAGGTGGAGTAGAGATAGATGTACCAAGGAATATGAAATACTACGATCCAGTTAGTGATCCACCACTAAATATAAACCTAAAGAAGGGTTTACAAGTACTAGACGGAAAGAAATCCCATGATTTCCTAAGATATAGATCAGGATATGCAGAAGGAGATATTGGTAGGATTAAGGCACAGCAAATGTTCATGAAGGAATTAATAAAACAAACCATAAAACCTAAAAATATTTTAAAGTTACCAAAATTAATTAATACTTATTTTGAATATGTAGATACAAATATTCCTTTAAATGTTATATTAAAAGGAGCAAATGTAGCAAGAAAAATAGACATGGAAAATATGGAAACAAATACAATTCCAGGATATGATAAGAAGATTTCCAAAATAGATTATTGGATATATGATAGGGAACAAACAGAAGAAATTGTTAAGAATATGTTTGGGGACTATTTATTAGATCAATAG